Within the Roseicitreum antarcticum genome, the region CGCAACCCGCGCCGCGCCGTGATCTCGTAGAGCGCGCTGACCTTGGCCGCGCGACCCAAAATCGGCTCGGCCACTCTGCCGGACAAAACGCCGTCCCCGGCCAGCAGCACATTCGCCCGGTGCTCATCGAACCCCAGATGCGCCGCCACCGGCCCGGTAAAGGCTGTGAAGCCCCCCGATACCAGCGCGGCATAGCCACCCTGCGCCTGCATCGTGGCAATCAACGCCCGCCCGCCGGGCGTATAGGTGATGCGGCGCGCCAGAACCTGGTCGATGACCGCGACATCCAGCCCCTTCAACAGTGCCACGCGTTCGCGCAACGCCCCCTCGAACTCCAACTCGCCGTTCATCGCGCGCGCGGTAATCTGCGCGACATATTCACCCACGCCCGCCTCATCGGCCAACTCGTCAATGCATTCCTGCCCGATCATCGTGCTGTCCATATCGGCCAGCAACATCGACTTGCGCCGCCCGGCAGAAGGCTGCACCGCCAGGTCAATGCCGCGCAATTGCATGTCCGCCCAGACCCGGGAAAGGTTGTCGGGCCGCATGTCCAGCGGAAATTCCACCGCCACACCGGGGTTCAACCACCGCAGCGCCCCCCCGCCCCAGGCATTGCGCACCGCCGTTGCGGTGGCAGAATCGAGGACGGGCGTCGCGGGGTTGGTCATGAGGGTTGCAGTGAACATCGGCAGCCTTTCCGGGTGCAGAACAGATGAAACGACCCGCGGGGAACTAGCGCAATTTTGCCGCTTGCGCCAGCCCCGGCTTGGGCGTAAATGCGATCTCGGGACACCCTTCCCCAACGAAGGGCTTATATCTGGAAGGATACCATGACCGATACGTCGATCCCGGCAACGCGCCCGGCAAATGCGCGTTTTTCGTCCGGCCCCTGTGCCAAGATCCCCGGCTTTACCCTGAACCACCTGTCCGACGCGGCCCTTGGCCGCTCGCACCGTGCGGCTGTGGGCAAGGCAAAGCTCCTGGCCGCGATCGAGGGCACGCGCGAAATCCTCGGCATCCCCGCAGATTACCGCATCGGCATCGTGCCGGCCTCGGATACGGGCGCCTATGAAATGGCCATGTGGACCATGCTGGGCGCACGTCCGGTTGAAATGGTCGCGTGGGAAAGTTTCGGCGCAGGCTGGGTCACCGATGCGATCAAGCAACTGAAGCTCGACGCCCGCGTGCATGAAGCGCCCTATGGCCAGATCGTCGACATGGCCGCGCTGGATTACGACCGCGACGTTTGTTTCACCTGGAACGGCACCACTTCGGGGGTGCGCATGCCCGATGGCGATGCCATCCCCGCTGAACGTGGCGGCCTGACGCTGTGCGACGCGACCTCGGCCGCCTTCGCCATGGACCTTCCGTGGGACAAACTGGATGTGACCACCTTCAGCTGGCAAAAGGTGCTGGGCGGCGAAGGCGCGCATGGCATCTTGATCCTGTCGCCCCGCGCGGTTGAGCGGCTGGAAAGCTACACCCCCGCATGGCCGCTGCCGAAAATCTTCCGCCTCACCAAGGGCGGCAAGCTGATCGAGGGTATTTTCAAGGGTGAGACGATCAACACACCCTCCATGATGGCGGTTGAGGATTATCTCGTCGCGCTGGATTGGGCGCGCTCTGTGGGCGGCCTGAAGGGGCTGATCGCCCGGGCCGATGCAAATGCGCAAGCGGTGCATGATTTCGTCGCCGCGAACGACTGGATCGCCAATCTGGCCGAAGATCCCGCCACCGCCTCGACCACCAGCGTCTGCCTGAAGTTCACCGACACGCGGATCAAGGACGGCGCGGCCTTCGCCAAGGCGGTCGCGAAACGGCTGGAAAAAGAAGGCGTTGCGCTGGACATCGGCGCCTATCGTGACGCGCCCGCGGGCCTGCGCATCTGGTGCGGATCTACGGTGGAAACCTCGGACGTGGCGGCGCTGATGCCGTGGGTCGCGCATGCGTTCCATGCGGAAATCGCCGCGCAATAAGATTTCGCGGGGGCCCTGTGCCCCCGCCCCATTCCCCATTTTTCAGTCAAGGAGCCACATCATGGCACCAAAAGTCCTCGTATCCGATCAATTGTCGGAAACCGCCGTGCAGATCTTCCGCGACCGCGGCATCGACGTGACATTCGAGCCCAATCTGGGCAAGGACAAGGAGCGTTTGCTGGAAGTCATCGGCCAGTATGACGGCCTGGCCATCCGCTCGGCCACCAAGGCCACCGAAAAGGTCCTGGCGGCGGCCACCAACCTGAAGGTCATCGGCCGCGCCGGGATCGGCGTCGATAACGTCGACATCCCCGCCGCGTCGAAAAAAGGCGTTATCGTGATGAACACGCCGTTCGGCAACTCGGTCACCACGGCCGAACACGCGATCTCGCTCATGATGGCGGTGGCGCGGCAAATCCCGGCGGCCAGTGCCTCGACCCATGCCGGCAAATGGGAAAAGAACGCCTTCATGGGCGTTGAGCTGTTCAACAAGACGCTGGGCGTCATCGGCGCGGGCAATATCGGCGGCATCGTGTGCGACCGCGCGTTGGGCCTGCGCATGAAGGTCGTGGCCTTCGACCCCTTTCTGTCCGAAGAACGCGCCAAGAAACTGGGTGTCACCAAGGTGGATCTGGACGAACTGCTGGCCCGTGCCGATTTCATTACCCTGCATGTGCCGCTGACCGACAAGACCCGCAATATCCTGTCGGCCGAAAACATCGCCAAAACCAAGAAGGGCGTGCGCATCATCAACTGTGCGCGTGGCGGTCTGGTGGATGAGGCCGCTTTGGCCGAGGCGATCAAGTCCGGCCATGTCGCCGGTGCCGGTTTCGACGTTTTTGCAGAGGAACCCGCCACCAACAGCCCCCTCTTCAACCTGCCAAACGTCGTCGTCACACCGCATCTGGGTGCCGCCACGACCGAGGCACAGGAAAACGTAGCGCTGCAAGTCGCCGAACAGATGTCCGACTACCTGCTTACGGGTGCGGTGCAAAACGCGCTCAACATGCCGTCCGTCACGGCAGAAGAGGCCGCGCAGATGGGGCCGTGGCTGAAACTGGCGGGCCATCTGGGCGCTTTCGCGGGCCAGCTGACCGAAGACCCGGTCAAGGCGATCAACATCCTCTATGATGGCTCGGTCGCCGACATGAACCTCGACGCGCTGAACTGCGGCGTGATTGCGGGCATCATGAAGGCCACCAACCCGGATGTGAACATGGTCTCGGCCCCCGTGCTGGCGCGCGAACGCGGCGTGCAGATCGCTACGACCACACAGGCGAAATCCGGCGCGTTTGACGCCTATATCAAGATCACCGTTGTGACCGAGGGGCGCGAGCGTTCCATCGCCGGCACCGTTTTTTCCGACGGCAAACCGCGCTTCATCCAGATCAAGGGCATCACCATCGACGCCGAGGTCGGGGCGCATATGCTCTACACCACCAACAAGGACACGCCCGGCATGATCGGGACGCTGGGCCAGACGCTGGGCAGCAACGGGGTGAACATCGCCAACTTCACGCTGGGCCGGTCGCGGACCGGCGAGGACGCCATCGCACTTCTGTATCTGGACGAACAGCCGCCCGTTCATGTGCTGGACAAGCTGCGCGCCACGGGCCTGTTCCAGCAGGTGCGCCCGCTGCAGTTCGACATGGTCTGACACGGCAACCCGTCGTCTGGTATTCATCAAGCCCCCCACCCGGGGGGCTTGTGTTTTTGTGGCATACGCGGTTCAAACGGCCCCGGAAGGACGTCTTGGCGGCGTGACTTTGCAACCAGAAGGATGACAGATGCGGACCTATGCCATCGGCGATATTCACGGACATCTGGACCTATTGCACATCGCCCATGCGCGGATCAAAGCCGACCGCGCCGCCTGTGGTGACGCGGATGCGCCGATCGTGCATCTGGGCGATCTTGTGGATCGCGGCCCCGACAGCCGTGGGGTGCTCGCACACCTGCGCCAAGGCATCGACGCGGGGGAAAACTGGGTGGTGCTGAAGGGCAACCACGACCGGATGTTTGCCCTCTTCCTCGACGATCCCGCCGCGCAGGATGACGGTCTGCGCACGGTCTACAGCTATCTGCACCCGGCAATCGGCGGCGCGGCAACGCTGGCCTCCTATGGGGTGGCGAATCCCGCCGACCGCCCGGTGGCGCAGGTGCATATCGATGGCGTCGCCGCCGTGCCTGCGCCGGACCGTGCCTTCTTGCGGTCCCGGCCGACATGGTATCGGCGGGGCGAGGTGGTCTATGTCCATGCCGGGATCCGGCCAGGCATCGCAATGGAGGAGCAGGCCGAAACCGATCTGGTCTGGATTCGCGCGCCATTTCTGGAGTTTACCGACGATCACGGCTTTCTGGTGGTCCACGGCCATACCGCGCTGGATGCTGCGGTTCATTACGGAAACCGGGTCAATATCGACAGCAGCGCCGCCTATGGCGGCCCCCTGACCGCCATCGTGGTCGAAGGGCGCCAGACATGGATCCTGACCGACGCGGGCCGTGTCCCCCTGACGCCCGAGGCGCCCGAGAACGCCGCGCCCTGACCCCCGCCGATCCTTGGCCGTGCCCGCGCGCCGTGCCCGCGCGCTGTGCCCCCTGCCAGCCACAAACTCCGGGCATGCCGGAACGGCGCGGTAGCCGCGCGCAGCGATGCCCCGGCCCCAAGGCATTCCCTGCGCAGACAAGGCACATGGGCGCGCGTCCTATATCATGCAATGCGTGCGGGCAGCGGCGCAATCCGTTCCTTGGCGCGCCATATCTTGCATGAACAACCGGCGCGATTCGGCATAAAGCCGTGTGATTTCGGGCACATGCGCCGCCGCATCAAGGCCCCGGGCCGCCTGCGCCTCGGCCCCCGCGCAGGCAGCGGCCAGCACATCGAATCCAAGGGTCAGCGCCGCGCCCTTCAGCGCATGAAACCGTTCTTCCTGGTTCGCGGGACGGCCGCCTGCGGTCCCGCGCAATGTCAGCACCGCTTCATCCACCTCTTCCAGGAAGATGGCGGACAGGGGGCCAAAGGCATCCGCGCCGACATCGGTCTGCAATTCTTCCAGCCGGTCCCAGTTGATCATCGCGCGCTCCCATACTTGCCCGTCCGGTGTGACGCAAAAAAGTAAACAAACCCTCAACGCGAACCACGCGTTGGGAAACTTCAGGGCATTCACCACCCATTAATGTTTTGGCGCGATACATGAAGGGCACCGGCGCAGGAGGTACTTTGTGAACGACCAGTCAGGCCTTGATTCCTATGGCGATCTCATCGCAGACGCCCGTGGAATCCGGACCGTGATGGTGGTGGATGACAGCCGTGCGCATCGCCACCTGATTGCGCTCCACCTGCGCGAATGGGGGTATGACGTGCTGCAAGCCGCCAGCGGGGCAGAGGCGCTGGCGCTCTGCCGTGACCACCCTGTGGACCTGATCCTGTCAGACTGGATGATGCCGGGCATGTCGGGGATCGACCTGTGCCGCGCCTTCCGCGCCATGGCGCGTGAAACCTACGGTTATTTCATCTTGCTGACGTCCAAGACCGACCGTGGCGCGGTCGCCGAAGGGCTGGATGTCGGCGCGGATGACTTTCTGGCCAAGCCGGTGCACGCGATCGAACTGCGCGCCCGCATCAAGGCAGGTGACCGGCTGGTGAAATTGCAAGACCGGCTGCAGTTCAAGAACGCCCGGCTCCACGATGCGCTGCGTAAACTGCAAAGCATGTATGACACGCTGGACGGCGATCTGATCGAGGCGCGGAAGCTGCAACAATCGCTGGTGCGCGAACGGTTCCGCGATTTCGGGCGCGCGCAGGTGTCGGTCCTGTTGCGGCCCTGCGGCCATATTGGCGGCGATATGGTAGGCTTCTTTCCGGTGACGGGCGACGTTCTGGGCCTCTTTGCCTTCGATGTTTCGGGACATGGCGTGGCCTCGGCCATGATGACCGCGCGCCTGGCAGGCCTGCTGTCGGTCGCGTCAAAGGAACAGAATATCGCATTGTTCTGCGCCGCAGACGGCTACCACGCGCGCGCACCAGTCGATGTCGCCACACGGATGAACAACCTGATCCTGTCCGAGATGAGGACAGAAAACTATGCGACCCTCGCCTATGGCGTGGCCGATCTGCGCAACGGGCAGGTCGCGATGGTGCAGGCCGGGCATCCGCATCCCATCGTGCAACGCGCCTCGGGCGCGATCGAATGGCTCGGCGACGGGGGCTTGCCCGTCGGATTGATCGCTGGGGCGGAATACGACGGCTTCCAGATCGACCTTTTACCGGGCGACAGGTTGCTGTTCGTCTCCGACGGGGTCACCGAATGCACCAATGCCCAGGGTGAGGAACTGGGCCAGGACGGGCTTGCCACCCTGCTCGACCGGCTGCGCGACCAGCGCGGTCAGGCGTTGCTGGATACGTTGGTCTGGGATGTGGCCCGCTGGTCGGGGCGGGATGAATTTGCCGATGACATCTCGGCCACCTTGCTGGAATACAGCGGATGACCTGCGCGCAGCCTCTGTCAAAACTTGCGGGCAGATCGGATGCTTCAGCGCAACCAACCTGACGCCGGGTTGCCATGCCGCACCGCTGACGGCGCGCCCTGTCAGCCCGCGATCCGCCGCGCCACGGCGGCCATGAAATGCCGGTCGCCAGGATTGCCCAACAGCGCCGCCGCGTCGGCCAGCGGCACCCAGGCGGCGGTGTGCCCCGGTTCTACCGGCGCACCGTAACACCGAACCGGACGCGCCAGATATACCGTGCAGCGCTTCTCGGCCCAAAGGTCGTATTCCGGCATATAGGCAAAGCGGCGAAACGCCCCCAGCCGCCGCAAAGGCGCCATGCGCCAGCCGGTTTCCTCCCACACCTCGCGGTGCAGGGCGGGCAGCGCGGCCTCACCCGGGTCGATCCCGCCGCCGGGCAGTTGGAATTCCGGCTCGGGCTCGGCCTGAAAGGTCAGCAAGACATCCGTTCCGCGCAACAAGACCGCATAGACGCCAGGACGACGGGTATAGGTCTGGGCACGGTTGCGCGGCGCGCCAAATCGTCTGATCATGTGGTTCCCCTTGGCCTGCGGACCTTCAGACCATATATGCCCCCTTAAAGCCAAGCCCGAAATGCTAAGGAAACCCAATGACCCTCGGTGGACAAATCGCCTGGGACGACACCGTCCTGCCCTTTCAACTTGACCGCTCGGACATCCGGGGCCGCGTCGCGCGGTTGGATGGCGCGCTGGAAAAGGTGCTGGAACAGCACGCCTACCCGCCACAGATCGAGGCGCTGGTGGCCGAGGCCGCGCTGCTGACCGCAATGATCGGCCAGACCATGAAGCTGCGCTGGAAACTGTCGCTTCAGATCCGCGGCAGCGGTGCCGCCCGGCTGATCGCTACCGATTACTTCGCCCCCAGCGCCCCGGGCGAGCCTGCCCGCATCCGCGCCTATGCCGCGTTTGATGCCGACCGGCTGGCCCCCGATGCGGCGCCGTTCTCGCAGATCGGCGAAGGGTATTTTGCGATCCTGATCGACCAGGGCGCTGGCACCACGCCCTATCAAGGCATCACCCCGATCACCGGCAAGTCGCTGGCCGATTGCGCGCAGACCTATTTCGCGCAATCCGAACAGCTGCCGACCCGCTTCGCCCTGACCTATGGCCGCAGCCAGCTTCCGGGTGCGGCGGCGCACTGGCGCGCGGGCGGTGTGATGTTGCAGACCATGCCGAAAGCCTCACCTTTCGCCAATGCGGGCGGGTCGGGCGAAGGCGGTCTGTTGGACGCCGCCGATGTCCTTGAGGGGGACGACGCCGAACACTGGACCCGCGCCAACATGCTGCTGGACACCGTGGAGGAGTTGGAGCTTGTCGGCCCCTCGGTCCAGCCCACGGATCTTCTGGTGCGCCTGTTTCATGAGGAAGGGCCGCGCGTCTTCGACCCCCAGTCTGTGCATTTCGGCTGTTCGTGTTCTGCCGACAAGGTCCGGCAAAGCCTGTCGATCTATTCGGCAAAGGACATCCGCAGCATGACGACCGAGGAAGGCACCGTCACCGCAGATTGTCAGTTCTGCGGCGCGCATTACGTTTTCGATCCCAAAACCCTGGGGTTTGAGGCTGAAGGCGATGCCGATTGATCCGTTCCAACGGCTGCGCCACGCCTTGGCGCAGCCCGCACCGCCCTCCAGCGATTATGATCTGAACCCCGACTTTGCCGTCGCCGAAGGTCGCGTCTTGCGCGATGCGGCCGTGCTGTTGGCGTTCCAGAGCGGGCCGCGCGGCGCCGAACTGCTGCTGACCAAACGCGCCTCGCATCTGCGCCACCACCCGGGCCAGATCGCCTGCCCCGGCGGCAAGATGGACCCCGGCGATGCGACGCCAGAAGCCGCCGCCCTGCGCGAGGCCGCCGAGGAAATCGCCCTGCCTGCCGCCAATGTGGAAATCCTTGGCCGCCTGACCCCGCATGAAACCGTCACCGGGTTTCAGGTGGTCCCGGTACTGGCGCGCGTCCGCACCCCTTTCACACCGCGTGCGCAACCCGGCGAGGTGGCCGAGATCTTTGCCGTCCCCTTCGACCATATCGCCAACCTTGCGCGCTACCGCGTCGAACGGCGGCGCTGGTTGGGGCAATGGCGCTATTTCTACACCGTGCCGCTCGGCCCCTATTACATCTGGGGGGCAACCGCGCGCATCCTCCACAATCTGGCGCAACGCATGGATCAGCCATGAGCCAGGCGCAGCACCTCCGCGCCGATTGGCTGAACAGCCCCGCCACACAGGCGGCCTGCGCCATGCTGACCGGCGCGGGCCATGCGGCGTGGCTGGTCGGCGGCTGCGTGCGCGATGCGCTGCTACATCTGCCGGTCGCCGATCTGGACATCACCACCGATGCCGCACCCGAAACCATCCTGGCCCTGGCGAAAGCTGCCGGGTTGCGCGCCCTGCCCACCGGGATCGCGCATGGCACTGTCACCGTCATCATCGACGGCACCGCGTTTGAGATCACGACCCTGCGCCGCGACATCGCCACCGATGGCCGCCACGCCACCGTCGCCTTCACCACCGACATTGCGCAAGACGCCGCGCGGCGCGACTTCACCATCAACGCGCTCTATGCCGATGCCACGGGCCGGGTGCGCGACCCTTTGGGCGGCGGGCTGGCCGATCTTGAGGCCCGCCGCGTGCGCTTCATCGGCGATCCCGCCCGCCGCATCGCCGAGGATGACCTGCGCATTCTGCGGTTCTTCCGCTTCCACGCGCATTACGCCGATCCGGCGGGCGGCATCGACGCGCAGGGCCTTGCTGCCTGCGCCGCCGGGCTGGACGGGCTGGCGGGCCTGTCGCGCGAACGTGTCGGGGCCGAGGTGCGCAAGCTGCTGTCCGCCCCCGACCCCGCGCCGGCCACCGCCGCCATGGCTCAGGCCGGGGTGCTCGCCGCGATCCTGCCCGGCGCGGACCCTTTGGCGCTGGCCCCCTTGATCCATCTGGAATCGCAACCTCCCACGACGGGCATCCCCCCCCACTGGCTGCGCCGCCTTGCGGTGCTGGGCGGGGCTGACCCCGGCGCCGCGCTGCGCCTGTCACGCGCCGAACTGCGCGACCTGTCCGCGCTGCGTGACGCCATCGCCCGCCCCGATCCCCCGGCAGCACTTGGCTACCGGCTGGGTGCGGGCCTTGCCACCGACGCCACCCTTGCCCGCGCCGCGCTTATGGGCATGCCGCCTGCACCCGGCTGGCAGTCGGAAATCGCACACGGGGCACAGGCGCAGTTTCCCGTGCGCGCCGCCGACCTGATGCCCAACCTGCAAGGCCCCGCCCTCGGCGCCGAGCTGACCCGCCTTCAGGACCGCTGGATCGCATCGGGCTTCCGCCTGACCCGCGCAGAGCTTCTCGCCTAAGCGCAAAGCCCCTGCACGCGCCGCGCCGCTTGCCGTGGACTTTGCTCCCTGACCGCAATATGAAAAGCACAACGCGCACCCCCGGCTTCGGCGCGCGCGCAAAGAACACTTCCCCAGACCGCGGGCGCCCGACCTTGATTGCCGGGCGTTTTCAGCACCCAGCAAGGCACCCGAATTCCAGCGCGTCGCGTTCATGGCACAATCCCGCCGCGCCGCAGCCCTTGACACGCCCCCTGACCCCTTCGATAAAAGGTCAGCGATACACACCTATTCCCCCAAAGGCCTGCCATGCCCATCGACACTTTCCTGACGCTCCTGACGCTCGCCATGGTCTCGGCCTGGACCCCGGGGCCGAACAACGCGATCCTTGCGGCCTCGGGCGTGAACTTTGGCATCCGCGCCTCGCTGCCGCTGGTGATGGGCATTGTCATCGGCTTTCCCTTGATGGTTTTCATCGTCGCGCTGTTCCTGGGCGAGGCGTTTCAGCAATCCCTGCTGCTGCGCGAAATCCTGCGCTATGGCGGCGCAGCGCTTTTGCTTTGGGTCGCATGGAAAATCGCCACCGCCGACCGGGTGGCCAAGGCGGAGAAGGCACCCACCCCCTTCACCTTCGTGCAGGCCGCAGCGTTTCAGTGGATCAACCCCAAGGGCTGGGTGATGGCCGTGGCCCTGTCGGCGCAATTCGTGCGCGCCGACGCGCCCTATCTGACCGCCATGATCGTGACCTTCGCCTTCATCCTCTCGGCGATCACCTCGGCGCTTGGCTGGCTTTTTGCGGGCCATGCGATGCGGCGCTGGCTGTCTTCGCCCGCGCGGTTGCGGGGTTTCAACTATGTGATGGGCGGCACCATCGCACTGGGTGTCATCTATCTGTTAATCAGTTAAATACCTCTGATGGCGGCCTTCGGGGTGTCATGCCTCGGCGTATGTACTAAATCCATACCAAAGCCATACGCTTTCCATACCCGGAAAATCGCGATTCGGGACGCCCATAATCGTCTTGCCGAATCGTCTTTCCGGATCGTGGCGCGGACCTGCCCCAAGGATGCCTGACCATGCATATCTCAAACCTGATCGACGCTTTCCAACCCGCCGCAGGCCCTCCGCCGCGCAAGCTGTGGGGCTTCATTGCCTGGGCCCTGCGCGGGTCATGGCCGGTGCTGGTCGCGGCCGCCATCCTGTCGGCGCTGGCAGGCGTTTTGGAGGTTTTGTCCGCCGTGGTGCTGGGGCAAGTGATCGACGCGGCACTGGCATCAGGGCCCGGGCAGTTCTTTTCAGATAACTGGCTGATATTGCTGGGATTTGCGGTATTCTTCGTGGCATTGCGCCCGCTGTCTTTCGGGCTGGCGGCGGCGGCGAACAACATCGTCGTGGGTCCCAATGTGACCCCGCTTGTGCTGTCGCGCATCAACCGCTGGACACTGGGCCAGCCGGTGACCTTCTTTGACAACGACTTTTCAGGCCGGATCGCACAGAAACAGATGCAAACCGCCCGGGCCGTGACCGATGTGGCCAGCGAATTCATCAATACCGTGGCCTTCGCGGGGGCGTCTCTGGTCGGGTCGGTGGTGCTGTTGCTCAGCATCAACCCGTGGGTCGCGGCGTCGCTGGCGGTATGGCTGGTGGGGTACCTCTCGCTCATCCGTCTCTTCCTGCCTGCGGTGCGCAAACGCGCCGCCGCACAGGCCAGCGCCCGGGCGATGGTGACGGGGCAAGTCGTTGATACCATGACGAATATCAAGACGGTGAAGCTGTTCGCCCATGACCGTTTCGAAGATCGCGCCGCCCTCAATGCCATGGCCACCTTTCGCGGCCGGGCCATTGAATTTGGCACGGTTCAGGCATGGTTCCGCCTGTCGCTGATGGCCGTCGCAGGGATCTTGCCGGTGCTGCTGATCGGCGGCACGCTGATCTTGTGGTCGCGCGGCACGGCCAGCGCGGGCGACATCGCAGCGGCGGGCGCAGTGTCGATCCGCATCGCGCAGATGACCGGATGGGTCAGCTTCGTGCTGATGTCGATCTATGCCAACCTGGGCGAGGTCGAGGACGGCATCAAGACCCTGACCCCGCCCCACAGCCTGACCGACGCGGTGGACGCCCGTGAACTGGGCCGCGCGCAGGGCGATATCCGGTTTGAAGACGTCAGCTTCGCCTATGGCCGCAACGCGGGCGGGATCGACAAGATCAGTTTGCACATCAAACCGGGCGAGAAGATCGGCATCGTTGGCGCCTCGGGCGCGGGGAAATCCACCTTCGTGGCGCTGCTGCTGCGGCTTTATGATACCGAGGGCGGTCGCGTCACCATCGACGGGCAAGACCTGCGCGGCCTGACGCAGGAATCCCTGCGGCGCAACATTGCCATGGTCACGCAAGAGACCGCAATGTTCAACCGCTCGGCCCTCGACAACATCCGCTATGGCAAGCCTGATGCCACGATGGATGACGTCATCGCCGCAGCCCGCGCCGCCGAAGCCCATGAATTCATTGGCGATCTGGAAGATCACAGCGGCCGCAAGGGATACGAGGCGCATCTGGGTGAACGCGGTGTGCGGTTGTCCGGCGGGCAGCGGCAGCGCATCGCGCTGGCCCGGGCGTTTCTGAAAGACGCCCCCGTCCTGGTGCTGGATGAGGCGACGAGCGCGCTCGACAGTGAGGTGGAGGCCGCCGTGCAATCCGCCCTGGGGCCGCTGATGCGCGGCAAGACGGTGCTGGCCATCGCGCACCGCCTTTCCACCATATCCGAGATGGATCGCATCATCGTGCTTGACGCGGGGCGCATTGTCGAACAGGGCACCCATAGCGAATTGCTGGAAGCGAACGGGCGGTATGCCCGCTATTGGACCCGGCAATCGGGCGGGTTCATCGACGTGAAAGAGGCGGCAGAGTGATCATAACCATCGAACGGCTGGGCCATCTGGGCGACGGCATCGCCAATGTGGCCGGCGAGGGCATCTTTGCCGCGCGCACCCTGCCCGGTGAGGTGATCGAGGGCGAGGTCACGGAAAGCCGCATGGCAGCGCCGCGCATCGTCACGCCCTCGGCGGACCGGGTCAGCGCGCCTTGTCGGCATTACAAATCCTGCGGCGGCTGCGCGTTGCAGCACGCCAGCGACCCTTTCGTGGCCGCGTGGAAGGTGGATGTGGTGCGTCGCGCCCTGACCGCGCAGGGGCTGGATGCGCCGTTCCGCGCCATCCATACCTCGCCGCCCTATAGTCGGCGACGTGCGACATTGGCGGGGCGACGGCTGAAATCCGGCGCGCTGGTCGGGTTTCACGGCCGCGCCTCGGGCACCATGACCGCCGTGCCGGACTGTCACCTGCTGGATCCTGCGCTGACGGCTGCCTTTCCATTGCTGGAGGATCTGACCGCACGCTTTGCCTCACGCAAGGGCGAGATCGCGTTGACCGTGACGCATGCCGCTGCAGGGCTGGACATCGCGGTGACCGGCGGCAAGCCGCTGGATGACGCCTTGCGTGCCGAACTGGGCGCCTGGGCGGGGGCCAATCCCGTGGCGCGACTGGCCTGGGACGCCGAAATCGTGGCGCAGGCTGCCCCCCCAACGCAACCCTTTGGCCGCGCCCATGTCGCCCCGCCACCGGGGGCCTTCCTGCAAGCCACCCCGCAGGGCGAAGGCGCGCTACTGGCCGCTGTGCGCGACGCAGTGGGCGATTCACGCCGGGTGGTGGACCTGTTTGCGGGCAGCGGCACCTTTACGTTGCCACTGGCCGAAACGGCCGAGGTTCTGGCGGTCGAGGGCGAAGCACCCATGCTGGCCGCCCTGGACACCGGCTGGCGGCAGGCGCCGCACCTGCGCCGCGTGACCACCCAGGCACGCGACCTGTTCCGGCGCCCCCTGCTGCCGCCCGAGTTCAAAGGCTATGATGCCGTGGTCATCGACCCGCCCCGCGCCGGGGCCGAGGCACAGGTGTCCGAGCTTGCCCAGTCGGACATGCCCGTCATCGCCGCCCTGTC harbors:
- a CDS encoding class I SAM-dependent RNA methyltransferase, which translates into the protein MIITIERLGHLGDGIANVAGEGIFAARTLPGEVIEGEVTESRMAAPRIVTPSADRVSAPCRHYKSCGGCALQHASDPFVAAWKVDVVRRALTAQGLDAPFRAIHTSPPYSRRRATLAGRRLKSGALVGFHGRASGTMTAVPDCHLLDPALTAAFPLLEDLTARFASRKGEIALTVTHAAAGLDIAVTGGKPLDDALRAELGAWAGANPVARLAWDAEIVAQAAPPTQPFGRAHVAPPPGAFLQATPQGEGALLAAVRDAVGDSRRVVDLFAGSGTFTLPLAETAEVLAVEGEAPMLAALDTGWRQAPHLRRVTTQARDLFRRPLLPPEFKGYDAVVIDPPRAGAEAQVSELAQSDMPVIAALSCNPVTFARDAKILIDGGYVLNWVQVVDQFRWSPHVELAARFTKPHMPRN